The genomic DNA CAATGAAAGATTACAGACTTACAGAAATGGTCtcatgacaagaaaaaaaaaaaacatggaagcatAGACCATAACTAGAATTCGGTCCATCCAATTTCGACTGTTCGTCCCTCGGGTttgttgtttaaaaattaaaattctatggAGTCATTTGTCCAAACTTGTATATTAGTTCGTGCCACATTCCGGTTAGCCTAAGTTTTCATGTAACGTTCAATCAGGTTCCTGGTACCCACACAAAACATTTCGACGAAATTCCAACCCCTGCATATCATGTTGCGAAGAGGGGCGTACAATTAATTTCCGGTAAAAACACATCTGCTTAGTATGTGACAAGTCATAACGCTCTAATAAAGACCTGATATTTAAACCACATTTTCTAAGCATCATGATCTACGCCACCTCCTCTATAGAAGGATTTGCTTTGACTTGTTAAACCACATTTTCTTTTAAGCCACGCCTAAAAACACCATACACTACTAGACCTCTGACCTCATATCCttcattacaaaacaaaaaaacaaaagcaatgtAATTACAGTACATTTGCattaggggtgtcaatcgggctggcccgGCCCGAAACCCGTAAAGCCCGCATATGTTTGAGCTCGGTCCGGTCCGAAATATTttcgagcctatatttcaaagcccgagcCCTGCCCTAACAGGGCTACAGGGCTTTTCCGGCTTTTTCGGGCTTATTTTActgatcaaaaattcaaacttataagccttaCAAAACAGTGTTTGAATgtgcactataaaacaaatcaattaaaaatttaataactcatctatattcattacaaccaacttaatttaatataaaaagtttaaaactaaacaaaatttcgatactttaaccaaataaactaatatataattcatataaaatatcatagataaaaaattttaaagtattaaatatggtttttaagtaaatataaaaactaggattagagtttaaaacttgaattacaataaattattaatcaaatattgcaatcaaacaaaaatgttaacaaaaaaatacaaatatatttttgaaaagccCTACAGCCCAAACAGACTGAACCCAAAATACCCGATTTTttctgaacatatatatttaagtcaGAGCCCGCTATTTTTCAGGGCCGGGCCGGACCAGCCCGCGGGCTTTGGCGCTAATTGACATGTTTAATTTGCATAGCTAAAAAAGgcctaaaacaaaacaatgaaaaccctataataataattaacaaatgtGATTAGTAGCATCCACTTCCTAAACACAaaatgaatcatatatatatgtatagtttagTTTATagcttaattaaataaaaaagaagaattgaagaaaacaaaacgaaacaaGTAAGTGCGACATTGGTTACATATCCATTGGCTGAACTGACAgatcatcaatctctctctctcttttattgattgacaaaacaaaaaaaaaaaaaaaaaaaacatttttcctatttctctcccaaaccctaaaaaaaaaaaatcatctcttTCGATTCAGTTTCGCCTTCGACGACGACAAACATCGATCTCCAAAATCaaatcttcttctacttctcctCTACACAACAGGTctagcttcttctctctttcgatTCCTTGTTTTTTGTAATTCGTATTATCGTCCGTCTTTCGGGATTTCTCCCAATTTCTCCAAATCAATTTTGTTTGCTGCCAAAAAACTTCAAAGAGAAATCAGAAAgcttatgttatgttatgtcgGTCCATTTCCTTCTTCCTGATTTCACCTTCTTTCGCTCTGTATTTGTAATCCCCCTTTTACCAAATTTGAGGCCTTTTCGCATGCTTTGCTCATTtcttctttggaaaaaaaaaagtatcatcATTTCACTATTTCAAGTTTTGTCTTGTGGGTTCTTCTTCTGTCCATGTGTTTGTTGTAGCTTTTTAGGAGAATCATACATAGGGAGGCTGGCTGTGTTGTAGTCTCATCTTATTAttattgactatttttttttgttttttgctcaTTTCTTGATACGTTAGGTGTTGTTGTATTGATGTTCTTTGCAGAGATGTCTCCAGCAACTAATTCTAAGTCAAAGGATAAAAAAACTGGGAAAGAAGCAGCTCACAAGGCATCACCAAAGCAGCCTTCGCCTTCGCTTAATGGGAATACCACTAGTATGGCAGCTCATGCTTATAATCCTCTTCTTGGAACATTTCAGGTTCTTGATTCTGTCTCCGTTGCTTCTTCTGACCCACCACTTCAGTATGGTCGTTTCCGCAGTATAGACCACGAGGCGGCTGATGTGAATAATGGGGTTGAGTCTGATTCTGTTTCCAACAACGGTAGCTGCTCGGGCGACTCCGAAGATCACAAGACAACCAATCTTCCCCTCAAGCAGGAGGTTATACCAGGTGCTGACAATGACAAGCGTGAGAAAGTTCGCCAAAAGAATGGGAGAAAACATCAACGCCAGAAGGAGAGGAGGGCTCTTGATTTGTATGACAAGTGTACCACGTATCTCATGTCCAGAAAACTCGAAGCCCTTACACAGCAGCTTGTCGCTATGGGACTCTCTCAAGAGCATGCTACTACGGcattgatgatgaatgatggCAAAGTTGAGGAATCTGTTCATTGGTATTTTGACAGGGGCGAGGAAGAAATTGAGAAGCAAAGCATTAAGACTCCTGTGAATTTGAAAATAGACATTACAGAAGAACTAGCTAGGATTACACAAATGGAGCTACAACTTAAGTGTACAAGGCAGGAAATAGAGCGCGCAGTTGTTCAAGCAGAGGGTGATTTGGACAGAGCAGTACAAGTCATGAAAGGCACAAGATATGATGAGTTTTCAGTGCCAGTGAAACAAGAAGAATCTGGTGATCCTCTTACACCCACTAATGGTAAACATACAGTAGGAATAGGTTATCAGAATTCAGATGCAGAAAGGCTAGAAACACAAACTCTTCCATCACCTGGTTTACAGCCACCAAGAGATGACAAGAGCTTTAACTATACAAGATCACCCTCCACAACAGAGTTAGTGAACAAAATGTTGGCTCAGCCTATGAAACGATCTGAACTGAAGTTAGAGTGGCCAAAACCTCAGCAATCTGCTGCTTTGGCTGATAAAAGGTGGCCAAATACAGGACAGGTTCCTTCGTCTTCTTACTCTTTCCCATCATCGCCATCCCCGTCACCTCAGCTTGCTTCGAGGGTTGAAGCTCGCTATTTAGCTAGTGGAAATGAATTTAAGAACCTCCAGCAGCAGCAGGCAGCAAATAGAGAATCAGTCATGACAATGAGGCAGCGGCCACAAGTTGTAAGCACAAATCCCATTCCAACCTCAAGCATGAGCGCACCCCCTACCAGTTGGCATCCTGCGGCCAACATAGAGATAATGAAGTCAAATGGGTTCATACAAACACATAATATCCCTAGTGCGCGAAGCCCTAGTCCAAACAATCTGAATCCAAATCAGATCTACCAGCAACTTCAATATCAAAACCAGAAGCGATTCAGTAACACCAACCAAGTGGATCCACACGCTAGCATGGCCAGAGGGAATGGCGGGTTATGGACTAAAAACACTGCATCATCGCCATCTATATCTGCTGCGTGGTCGTTGGGATTGTTCTCTGCCGTTGGTTCAGCGGGAACATCAGGTGCATCCTCACCAGTAGATTGGATCTCTGGCGGCGGTTCAGTGGACTACACAAGCATAGACTGGAGTCTAGATCAAGGTTTATCCCAAAATAGTAGAGTCAATGGAAACTGGTCCGGGTTAAAAAGCAGCAGCCACACTTATGATGCGAACATGAACCGCTATAGTCTAAATGGTTCCATGGGAGGTAGAGTCAACAGCAGC from Camelina sativa cultivar DH55 chromosome 7, Cs, whole genome shotgun sequence includes the following:
- the LOC104703508 gene encoding uncharacterized protein LOC104703508 isoform X1 is translated as MFFAEMSPATNSKSKDKKTGKEAAHKASPKQPSPSLNGNTTSMAAHAYNPLLGTFQVLDSVSVASSDPPLQYGRFRSIDHEAADVNNGVESDSVSNNGSCSGDSEDHKTTNLPLKQEVIPGADNDKREKVRQKNGRKHQRQKERRALDLYDKCTTYLMSRKLEALTQQLVAMGLSQEHATTALMMNDGKVEESVHWYFDRGEEEIEKQSIKTPVNLKIDITEELARITQMELQLKCTRQEIERAVVQAEGDLDRAVQVMKGTRYDEFSVPVKQEESGDPLTPTNGKHTVGIGYQNSDAERLETQTLPSPGLQPPRDDKSFNYTRSPSTTELVNKMLAQPMKRSELKLEWPKPQQSAALADKRWPNTGQVPSSSYSFPSSPSPSPQLASRVEARYLASGNEFKNLQQQQAANRESVMTMRQRPQVVSTNPIPTSSMSAPPTSWHPAANIEIMKSNGFIQTHNIPSARSPSPNNLNPNQIYQQLQYQNQKRFSNTNQVDPHASMARGNGGLWTKNTASSPSISAAWSLGLFSAVGSAGTSGASSPVDWISGGGSVDYTSIDWSLDQGLSQNSRVNGNWSGLKSSSHTYDANMNRYSLNGSMGGRVNSSNGVSMENAGVGVVVETQQAATSQDWTSPFEGKDIFGLSRKYVPPSL
- the LOC104703508 gene encoding uncharacterized protein LOC104703508 isoform X2; translated protein: MSPATNSKSKDKKTGKEAAHKASPKQPSPSLNGNTTSMAAHAYNPLLGTFQVLDSVSVASSDPPLQYGRFRSIDHEAADVNNGVESDSVSNNGSCSGDSEDHKTTNLPLKQEVIPGADNDKREKVRQKNGRKHQRQKERRALDLYDKCTTYLMSRKLEALTQQLVAMGLSQEHATTALMMNDGKVEESVHWYFDRGEEEIEKQSIKTPVNLKIDITEELARITQMELQLKCTRQEIERAVVQAEGDLDRAVQVMKGTRYDEFSVPVKQEESGDPLTPTNGKHTVGIGYQNSDAERLETQTLPSPGLQPPRDDKSFNYTRSPSTTELVNKMLAQPMKRSELKLEWPKPQQSAALADKRWPNTGQVPSSSYSFPSSPSPSPQLASRVEARYLASGNEFKNLQQQQAANRESVMTMRQRPQVVSTNPIPTSSMSAPPTSWHPAANIEIMKSNGFIQTHNIPSARSPSPNNLNPNQIYQQLQYQNQKRFSNTNQVDPHASMARGNGGLWTKNTASSPSISAAWSLGLFSAVGSAGTSGASSPVDWISGGGSVDYTSIDWSLDQGLSQNSRVNGNWSGLKSSSHTYDANMNRYSLNGSMGGRVNSSNGVSMENAGVGVVVETQQAATSQDWTSPFEGKDIFGLSRKYVPPSL